The following are from one region of the Noviherbaspirillum sedimenti genome:
- a CDS encoding YCF48-related protein: MLKRNFGIACLLAVMASGGAVAADYKGPLEVPAKVNTQFAQANRLTAVAKAGNALVAAGPRGHILVSENGGQSWSQVPVPVSSDLVAIRFLNATHGWAVGHDGIVLHSADAGKTWIKQFDGKQAAAVADAHFKRAMAAGDEQAKAFESFVTRFVEEGADKPFLDVLFLNEKEGFVIGAFNTAFRTRDGGKTWEPLFWRVENPNSYHLYALATHAGELYAAGERGLLLRWNREQERFVALASPYQGSFFGLLDTGKELIAYGLRGNVYATSDGAATWRKIETPAADSAVGATNLADGRYALVTVGGRILLNKKDGSGFDLLPARSPMPYASVAAAGGQAVVAVGARGIRVETINGQTVQEK, translated from the coding sequence ATGTTGAAACGTAATTTTGGAATTGCATGCCTCTTGGCAGTGATGGCGTCGGGCGGCGCAGTGGCCGCTGACTACAAGGGCCCGCTGGAAGTGCCGGCGAAGGTCAATACGCAATTTGCCCAGGCCAACCGCCTGACTGCGGTTGCCAAAGCCGGGAATGCCCTGGTCGCGGCGGGCCCGCGCGGGCACATCCTGGTCTCTGAAAATGGCGGCCAGAGCTGGAGTCAGGTGCCGGTGCCTGTGTCGTCCGACTTGGTGGCAATACGCTTCCTGAACGCCACGCATGGCTGGGCAGTCGGCCATGATGGCATCGTGCTGCACAGTGCCGATGCCGGCAAAACCTGGATCAAGCAATTCGATGGCAAGCAGGCGGCGGCCGTGGCTGATGCGCATTTCAAGCGCGCCATGGCGGCCGGCGACGAGCAAGCCAAAGCTTTCGAGAGCTTTGTGACGCGCTTTGTCGAGGAAGGCGCCGACAAGCCCTTCCTGGATGTGCTGTTCCTGAACGAAAAAGAAGGCTTTGTCATTGGCGCCTTCAACACCGCCTTCCGCACGCGCGATGGCGGAAAAACCTGGGAGCCGCTGTTCTGGCGTGTTGAAAATCCCAATTCTTACCATTTGTACGCGCTGGCGACCCATGCCGGCGAACTGTATGCCGCCGGCGAGCGCGGCCTGCTGCTGCGCTGGAACCGCGAACAGGAGCGCTTCGTCGCCCTGGCTTCACCCTACCAGGGCAGCTTTTTCGGCTTGCTCGATACCGGCAAGGAGCTGATCGCTTATGGCTTGCGCGGCAATGTCTATGCCACCAGCGATGGCGCCGCAACCTGGCGCAAGATCGAAACGCCGGCAGCCGATTCGGCCGTGGGCGCCACCAACCTGGCGGATGGCCGCTATGCACTGGTGACTGTCGGTGGCAGGATCCTGCTCAACAAGAAGGATGGCAGCGGCTTTGATCTGCTCCCGGCCCGCAGTCCCATGCCGTACGCCTCAGTCGCGGCAGCCGGCGGCCAGGCCGTCGTCGCCGTCGGCGCGCGCGGCATCCGGGTCGAAACTATCAATGGCCAGACGGTCCAGGAGAAATAA